Within Kutzneria chonburiensis, the genomic segment AACTGCTTGCCCGACAGGCCGCGGAAGTCGCGGATACGGGGCAGCGCGATGGTCAGCAGGCGGTCGAGGAACTCCCACATGCGGTCGCCGCGCAGGGTCACCCGCGCGCCGATCGGCATGCCCTCGCGCAGCTTGAACTGCGCGATGGACTTGCGGGCCTTGCGGACCTCGGGACGCTGGCCGGTGATCGTGGCCAGGTCGCGGACCGCGCCCTCGATCAGCTTGCCGTCACGGGCGGCGTCGCCGACGCCCATGTTCACGACGACCTTCACGACACCCGGGATCTGCATCACGTTGTCGTAGGTGAACTGCTCCTGCAGCGCGGGCACGATCTCGCTGCGGTACCGGGTCTTGAGCCGCGGCAGGACCTTCTCAGTAGTGGTCATGATCAGATGTCCTTACCGTTGCGGCGGGAGACGCGCACGCGCCGACCGTCGTCGTTCGTGCGGTAGCCGACGCGGGCCGGCTTGCCGTCCGAGTCCACGACCATCACGTTGCTCACGTGGATGGGGGCCTCCTGGGTGACGATGCCACCGGACTGCGCGCCCCGCTGGGTCTGGGTGATCCGGGTGTGCTTCTTGATCCGGTTCACGCCCTCGACCAGGACCCGGTCGTTCTCCGGGTAGGCCTGGATGACCTTGCCCTTGGCGCCCTTGTCCTTGCCAGCGATGACCACGACCGTGTCGCCCTTGCGCACCTTCATCACAACACCTCCGGCGCGAGCGAGATGATCTTCATGAACTTCTTGTCACGCAGCTCGCGGCCGACCGGGCCGAAGATGCGGGTGCCCCGCGGCTCGTTGTCGGGCTTGATGAGCACGGCGGCGTTCTCGTCGAACCGGATGTACGAGCCGTCCGGCCGGCGGCGCTCCTTGACGGTGCGCACGACGACGGCCTTGACGACGTCACCCTTCTTCACACCGGCACCGGGAATGGCGTCCTTCACCGTGGCGACGATGATGTCGCCGATGCCCGCGTAGCGACGCGAGGATCCGCCGAGCACGCGGATGCAAAGGATCTCCTTCGCACCGGTGTTGTCGGCGACCCGCAGTCGCGACTCCTGCTGAATCACTTACAGCTCCTGACCATCGATGGCCGGCCAGATTTCCGACCTGACCGGCTCGGTCTGCTTGTTACTTGGCCTTCTCGAGGACCTCGACCAGACGCCAGCGCTTGGTGGCCGACAGCGGGCGGGTCTCCATCAGCAGAACGCGGTCGCCGACGCCGGCCACGTTCTCCTCGTCGTGCGCCTTCACCTTGGTCGTGGTCCGCAGCACCTTGCCGTACAGCGGGTGCTTCTTGCGGTCCTCGAGGGAGACGACGATCGTCTTCTCCATCTTGTTGGACACGACCAGGCCTTCACGCACCTTGCGGTCGTTGCGGCTCACGGCCTCGTTGGTCTCACTCATGCGGCACCCTCACCAGTCGTAACGTCGTCGGGCGACACGGAAAGACCGAGCTCCCGCTCCCGCATCACGGTGTAGACGCGGGCGATGTCGTGACGGACCGTGCGCAGGCGGCGGTTGTTGTCCAGCTGGCCGGTGGCCATCTGGAACCGGAGGTTGAACAGCTCCTCCTTGCTCTCCCGAAGGCGCAGCACGAGCTCCTCGTCCGTGAGCTCACGCAGCTCTGCGGCGTTGGTACCCGCTGCCATCAGAAGTCACCACCTTCACGCGTGACGATCCGGCACTTCAGCGGCAGCTTGTGGATGGCGCGGCGAAGCGCCTCCCGAGCAACCGTCTCGTTCGGGTAGCTCATCTCGAAGAGCACCCGGCCGGGCTTGACGTTGGCCACCCAGTATTCGGGCGAGCCCTTACCGGAACCCATGCGGGTTTCCGCCGGCTTCTTGGTCAGGGGGCGGTCCGGGAAGATGTTGATCCAGACCTTGCCGCCACGACGGATGTGCCGGTTGATGGCGATACGAGCGGACTCGATCTGCCGGTTGGTGACGTAGGCCGGCTCCAGCGCCTGGATGCCGAACTCGCCGAAGGTGACACGCGTGCCACCCTTGGCCGCACCACTCCGCTTCGGGTGGTGCTGCTTGCGGTGCTTGACCCTACGCGGGATGAGCACTACTCAGCCCTCCCCATTGCCAGTGCTGGCGGCCTCGACGGCCGGAGCCTCGGACGCGGCGGCGTTGGCCTCGGCGGCCGCGCGGCCGGCCTCGGTGCTCGTCGCGGTCGTGCCGGCCGAGCCCGAGCGGCGGGCGCGGTTCGGACGCTCGCGACGCTGCTGCGGACGGTCGTTGCCGGCCGGGGCCGCGGTGTCGCGCGAGCGGAAGCCGCCGACCACGTCACCCTTGTAGATCCACACCTTCACGCCGATGCGGCCGAAGGTGGTGCGGGCCTCGAAGAAGCCGTAGTCGATGTCCGCGCGCAGCGTGTGCAGCGGGACGCGACCCTCGCGGTAGAACTCCGAGCGGGACATCTCGGCGCCGCCGAGACGGCCACCGCACTGCACCCGGATGCCCTTGACCTGCGGCGAGCGCATGGCCGACTGCATGGCCTTGCGCATCGCGCGCCGGAACGACACACGGTTGGACAGCTGCTCGGCGGTCACCTGGGCGACCAGCTGAGCGTCCGACTCGGGGTTCTTGACCTCGAGGATGTTGAGCTGGACCTGCTTGGCGGTGAGCTTCTCCAGCTCGCCACGGATGCGGTCGGCCTCGGCGCCGCGGCGGCCGATGACGATGCCCGGGCGGGCGGTGTGGATGTCGACGCGGACCCGGTCCCGGGTGCGCTCGATCTCCACCTTGGAGATGCCGGCCCGCTCCATGCCCTTGCTCAGCATCTTGCGGATCTTGACGTCTTCCGCCACGTACTCGGCGTACTGCTTGTCCGCGTACCAGCGGGACTTCCAGTCGGTGGTGATACCAAGGCGGAAGCCGTGCGGGTTGATCTTCTGACCCACTACTGGGCCCCCTTCTTGGCTCGAGACTTGCCGGCCTTCTTGTCGGCCGGGCGGGACTCGACCTCGATCGTGATGTGGCTCGTCCGCTTGCGGATCCGGTAGGCCCGGCCCTGAGCGCGCGGACGGAACCGCTTCAACGTCGGACCCTCGTCCACGTACGCGCTGGACACCCACAGGGTGTCGCGGTCGAGGCTCAGGTTGTTCTCGGCGTTGGCCATGGCGCTGGCGAGCACCTTGGCCACCGGCTCGCTGGCCGCCTGCGGCGCGAACTGAAGGACGGCCAGGGCCTCCGTGGCGTTGCGGCCACGGATGAGGTCGACCACTCGGCGTGCCTTCATAGCGGTCAGGCGCACGTAGCGGGCCCGCGCCACGGCGCGCGGCAGCTCCTCCGCGCCGGTCGCGTTGTCAGCCATTGCTTGTTACCCCTTGCTCCTGTCCAGCCCGCTCAGCGGCGGCGCGACTTCCGGTCGTCCTTGATGTGACCCTTGAAGGTCCGAGTGGGCGCGAACTCGCCCAGCTTGTGACCGACCATGGCCTCGCTGACGAACACCGGAACGTGCTTGCGGCCGTCGTGCACCGCGATGGTGTGCCCCAGCATGTCGGGGATGATCGTCGACCGGCGGGACCAGGTCTTGATCACGGTCTTCTTGCCCGACTCGTTGAGAACGTCCACCTTCTTGAGCAGGTGGTCGTCAACGAAGGGGCCCTTCTTCAGGCTGCGTGGCATTCCTTCACTCCCTTCCTGCTCAGCGCTTCTTACCGGTGCGACGACGCCGGACGATGAGCTGGTCGCTTGCCTTGCGGCGGCGGGTACGGCCTTCGGGCTTACCGGCCGGGTTCACCGGGTGGCGACCACCGGAGGTCTTGCCCTCACCACCGCCGTGCGGGTGGTCGACCGGGTTCATGGCGACACCACGCACCGTGGGCTTGCGGCCCTTCCAGCGCATGCGGCCGGCCTTGCCCCAGTTGATGTTGGCGTGCTCGGAGTTGCCGACCTCGCCGACCGTGGCGCGGCAGCGCACGTCCACGTTGCGAATCTCGCCCGAGGGCATCCGCAGCTGGGCGTACGGGCCGTCCTTGGCCACCAGCTGCACCTTCGCGCCGGCGGAGCGGGCGATCTTGGCGCCGCCACCGGGGCGGAGCTCGATCGCGTGCACCACGGTGCCGACGGGGATGTTGCGCAGCGGCAGGTTGTTGCCCGGCTTGATGTCGGCGCGAGGGCCGTTCTCGATCGTGTCGCCCTGCGAGAGGCGGTTCGGCGCGATGATGTAGCGCTTCTCGCCGTCCGCGTAGTGCAGCAGCGCGATCCGAGCCGTGCGGTTCGGGTCGTACTCGATGTGCGCGACCTTGGCCGGCACGCCGTCCTTGTCGGCCCGACGGAAGTCGATCAGGCGGTAAGCCCGCTTGTGACCGCCGCCCTTGTGCCGAGTGGTGATCTTGCCGTGCGCGTTGCGGCCGCCACGACCGTGCAGCGGACGCACGAGCGACTTCTCCGGCGTCGACCGAGTGATCTCGGCGAAGTCGGACACGCTCGCACCGCGACGGCCTGGCGTCGTCGGCTTGTACTTGCGAATGCCCATGTCAGATCAGCAGTCCTCAGTCATCAGGCGGTCGGGCCGCCGAAGATCTCGATCGCCTTGCTCTCCGCGGAGAGGGTGACGATCGCGCGCTTCGTGTCCTTGCGCTTGCCGAAGCCGGACCGGGTCCGCTTCCGCTTGCCCTGGCGGTTGATCGTGTTGACGCTCAGGACCTTGACGCCGAAGACCTTCTCGACCGCGATCTTGATCTGCGTCTTGTTGGCGTCCGGAGCCACCAGGAAGGTGTACTTGTTCTCCTCGAGAAGGCTGTAGCTCTTCTCGGAGATCACCGGCGAGAGCAGGATGTCCCTGTGGTCGGGGATCATGGTCAGACCTCCTCGGTCAGCTCGGACGAGCGGGCCGTGGCCTTGACCGAACGACCCTTGCTCGGGCCGGCGATGAACAGCTCGTACGCGTCCTTCGTGAACACGACGTCGTCGTTGACCAGCACGTCGTAGGTGTTCAGCTGGTCCGGCGCGATCGGGTGCACGTTGGCCAGGTTGCGCACGCTCAGCCAGTCCTGCTCCTCGAAGCGGCCCAGCACGACCAGCGTGCGGCGCGACTCCGTGATGGCGGCGAGCGCGATGCGCGCGTCCTTGGTGGACGGCTTGTCGCCGCCGACCAGGGAGCTGACCACGTGCAGCCGGCCGGCGCGAGCCCGGTCGGACAGGGCGCCACGCAGCGCGGCGGCCTTCATCTTCTTGGGCGTCCGCTGCGCGTAGTCACGCGGCTGCGGGCCGTGCGAGACGCCACCGCCGGCGAACTGCGGCGACCGGGTCGAGCCCTGACGGGCGCGGCCGGTGCCCTTCTGGCGGTACGGCTTCTTGCCACCGCCGCGGACGTCGCCGCGGGTCTTGGTGGCGTGCGTGCCCTGGCGGGCCGCGGCCAGCTGGGCCACGACGACCTGGTGCATCAGCGGGATGTTCGCCTGCACGTCGAAGATCTCGGCGGGCAGCTCGACGCTGCCGGCAGCCTCACCAGAGGCGTTGCGAATGTCCAGAGTGGTCATCAGGCACCGCCCTTCGCGGCCGTCTTCACGAACACCAGGCCGCCCTTGGGGCCGGGGATGGCGCCCTTGATGAGCAGCAGGCCGGACTCGGCCTCCACCTGGTGCACGGTCAGGTTCTGGGTGGTGACGCGGGCGTGGCCCATGCGGCCGGCCATGCGAACACCCTTGAACACGCGGCCCGGGGTGGCACAGCCGCCGATGGAGCCGGGCGAGCGGTGCTTGCGCTGCACGCCGTGGCCGGCGCCCAACCCCTTGAAGCCGTGGCGCTTCATGACACCGGCGTAGCCCTTGCCCTTGCTGGTGCCGACCACGTCGACGACGGAGCCCGCCGGGAACACCTCGGCGGTGATCTCCTGGCCGACCTCGTAGGCGTCGGCGTCGGTGGTGCGCAGCTCGGCGACGTGGCGTCGCGGCGTCACACCGGCCTTGGCGAAGTGACCGGCGCGGGGCTTGTTCACCTTGCGCGGGTCGATGGCGCCGAAGGCCAGCTGGACGGCGGTGTAGCCGTCCTTCTCCTCGGTACGGATCTGGGTGACGACATTGGGCCCGGCCTTGACGACCGTGACCGGCACAACCCGGTTCTTGTCGTCGAAGACCTGGGTCATGCCGAGCTTGGTGCCCAGGATCCCCTTGATCTGCTTGTCAGACATGAGTTCGTTACTCTCCGCCGCCGCGCGCTTACTGGATGTTGACGTCGACGCTGGCCGGCAGGTCGATGCGCATGAGCGCGTCGACCGTCTTCGGCGTCGGGTCGAGGATGTCGATCAGCCGCTTGTGCGTGCGCATCTCGAAGTGCTCGCGCGAGTCCTTGTACTTGTGCGGCGAGCGAATGACGCAGTAGACGTTCTTCTCGGTCGGCAGCGGCACCGGCCCGACGACCCGAGCGCCGGTGCGCGTCACGGTCTCGACGATCTTGCGCGCGGACGCGTCGATCGCCTCGTGGTCGTAGGCCTTGAGCCGAATGCGGATCTTTTGTCCCGCCATGATGGCTTGCCGTTCCTCTTCTCGTACCGCTGCGGGCTGACTCGTGACGGGCCGGGGCCCAGCTGTGCCGCTCCCCTATTCACGAGTCAAATGTCATCAGGTGCCGGGGCCCTCCGGTCCACGCGGTCGGGCGTGTCGCCTTTTCAGGGACACAGCGCCTACGCGCACACCAGCCCTACTGGTCCTTGCTCAGTCCTCAGTAGGCGGGGTCCGGTCAGACCCAGTACACCCAGGCCATCTCAGGCCCGTGTGGGTGCCGGCTTCTCGCAGCAGGGCGGCTGGAACGCGAACGAGCCAGCCGCCTCTGCAACGAGCAACCCGTTAAGGATGCCACACCCAGGTGCGGCGACCAAATCGGGGCCGGCGAAGTGAGGGCCAGGTAACAAATGAATGTCACCCGGCCCTCACCAGCGAATTACTTGATGATCTTCTCGACGGTGCCGGCGCCGACGGTGCGGCCACCCTCGCGGATGGCGAACCGCAGGCCCTCGTCCATGGCGATCGGCTGGATCAGCTTGACGCTCATGTGCGTGGTGTCGCCCGGCATGACCATCTCGGTGCCCTCGTCGAGGGTCACGACGCCGGTCACGTCGGTGGTGCGGAAGTAGAACTGCGGCCGGTAGTTGTTGAAGAACGGCGTGTGGCGGCCGCCCTCGTCCTTGGACAGGATGTAGACGTTGCCCTCGAACTCCGTGTGCACCGTGGTGGTGCCCGGCTTGATCACAACCATGCCGCGCTCGACGTCTTCGCGCTTGACACCGCGGAGCAGCAGCGCGGCGTTGTCACCGGCGCGGCCCTCGTCGAGGAACTTCTTGAACATCTCGATGCTGGTGCAGGTGGTCTTGAACCCCTTCTCGCGGATTCCGACGACCTCCACCTCCTCGTTCACCTTGACCACACCGCGCTCGATGCGGCCGGTGACGACGGTGCCACGACCGGTGATGGTGAAGACGTCCTCGACGGGCATGAGGAACGCCTTGTCGGTCTCACGGACCGGCTCCGGGACGTTCTCGTCCACGGCGTCCATGAGCTCCAGCACCGACTGGGCCCACTTCTCGTCACCCTCGAGGGCCTTGAGGCCGGACACGCGCACGACCGGCGCGTCGTCGCCCGGGAACTCCTGGTCCGAGAGCAGCTCGCGGACCTCGAGCTCGACGAGCTCCAGGATCTCCTCGTCGTCCACCATGTCGGCCTTGTTCAGGGCGACAACGATGTACGGCACGCCGACCTGGCGGGCCAGCAGCACGTGCTCGCGGGTCTGCGGCATCGGGCCGTCGGTCGCGGCGACCACCAGGATCGCGCCGTCCATCTGGGCGGCACCGGTGATCATGTTCTTGATGTAGTCGGCGTGACCGGGGGCGTCGACGTGCGCGTAGTGGCGCTTCTCGGTCTGGTACTCGACGTGCGAGATGTTGATCGTGATGCCGCGGGCCTTCTCCTCCGGCGCCTTGTCGATCTGGTCGAACGCGAAGGCCGCGTTCAGCGTCGGGTACTTGTCAGCCAGAACCTTGGTGATTGCCGCCGTCAGCGTGGTCTTGCCATGGTCGACGTGACCAATGGTGCCGATATTGACGTGCGGCTTGGTCCGCTCGAACTTCGCCTTCGCCACTGGATGGTCCTCCTGGACTTGTGTTGCTTGCGCCCGGCCGATTGTGGTTGGTCGGCCCAGCGGTTACGTCAGGGTCGGTTGGTCGGTTGCCCGGGACTGACTCCCGGGCAACCGGTGAAGACCGGCGGGGCTGACTACTCCCCGGTCGCCTTCGCGATGATTTCCTTCGCCACGTTGGTCGGAACCTCGGCGTAGGAGTCGAACAGCATCGTGTAGTTCGCCCGACCCTGGGTCTTGGACCGCAGGTCGCCGACATACCCGAACATCTCCGACAGCGGAACCAGTGCCTTCACGACACGGGCG encodes:
- the rplD gene encoding 50S ribosomal protein L4, which produces MMTTLDIRNASGEAAGSVELPAEIFDVQANIPLMHQVVVAQLAAARQGTHATKTRGDVRGGGKKPYRQKGTGRARQGSTRSPQFAGGGVSHGPQPRDYAQRTPKKMKAAALRGALSDRARAGRLHVVSSLVGGDKPSTKDARIALAAITESRRTLVVLGRFEEQDWLSVRNLANVHPIAPDQLNTYDVLVNDDVVFTKDAYELFIAGPSKGRSVKATARSSELTEEV
- the tuf gene encoding elongation factor Tu produces the protein MAKAKFERTKPHVNIGTIGHVDHGKTTLTAAITKVLADKYPTLNAAFAFDQIDKAPEEKARGITINISHVEYQTEKRHYAHVDAPGHADYIKNMITGAAQMDGAILVVAATDGPMPQTREHVLLARQVGVPYIVVALNKADMVDDEEILELVELEVRELLSDQEFPGDDAPVVRVSGLKALEGDEKWAQSVLELMDAVDENVPEPVRETDKAFLMPVEDVFTITGRGTVVTGRIERGVVKVNEEVEVVGIREKGFKTTCTSIEMFKKFLDEGRAGDNAALLLRGVKREDVERGMVVIKPGTTTVHTEFEGNVYILSKDEGGRHTPFFNNYRPQFYFRTTDVTGVVTLDEGTEMVMPGDTTHMSVKLIQPIAMDEGLRFAIREGGRTVGAGTVEKIIK
- the rplP gene encoding 50S ribosomal protein L16 codes for the protein MLIPRRVKHRKQHHPKRSGAAKGGTRVTFGEFGIQALEPAYVTNRQIESARIAINRHIRRGGKVWINIFPDRPLTKKPAETRMGSGKGSPEYWVANVKPGRVLFEMSYPNETVAREALRRAIHKLPLKCRIVTREGGDF
- the rplB gene encoding 50S ribosomal protein L2; the encoded protein is MGIRKYKPTTPGRRGASVSDFAEITRSTPEKSLVRPLHGRGGRNAHGKITTRHKGGGHKRAYRLIDFRRADKDGVPAKVAHIEYDPNRTARIALLHYADGEKRYIIAPNRLSQGDTIENGPRADIKPGNNLPLRNIPVGTVVHAIELRPGGGAKIARSAGAKVQLVAKDGPYAQLRMPSGEIRNVDVRCRATVGEVGNSEHANINWGKAGRMRWKGRKPTVRGVAMNPVDHPHGGGEGKTSGGRHPVNPAGKPEGRTRRRKASDQLIVRRRRTGKKR
- the rpsC gene encoding 30S ribosomal protein S3, with amino-acid sequence MGQKINPHGFRLGITTDWKSRWYADKQYAEYVAEDVKIRKMLSKGMERAGISKVEIERTRDRVRVDIHTARPGIVIGRRGAEADRIRGELEKLTAKQVQLNILEVKNPESDAQLVAQVTAEQLSNRVSFRRAMRKAMQSAMRSPQVKGIRVQCGGRLGGAEMSRSEFYREGRVPLHTLRADIDYGFFEARTTFGRIGVKVWIYKGDVVGGFRSRDTAAPAGNDRPQQRRERPNRARRSGSAGTTATSTEAGRAAAEANAAASEAPAVEAASTGNGEG
- the rplX gene encoding 50S ribosomal protein L24 gives rise to the protein MKVRKGDTVVVIAGKDKGAKGKVIQAYPENDRVLVEGVNRIKKHTRITQTQRGAQSGGIVTQEAPIHVSNVMVVDSDGKPARVGYRTNDDGRRVRVSRRNGKDI
- the rpsQ gene encoding 30S ribosomal protein S17; translated protein: MSETNEAVSRNDRKVREGLVVSNKMEKTIVVSLEDRKKHPLYGKVLRTTTKVKAHDEENVAGVGDRVLLMETRPLSATKRWRLVEVLEKAK
- the rpsJ gene encoding 30S ribosomal protein S10 yields the protein MAGQKIRIRLKAYDHEAIDASARKIVETVTRTGARVVGPVPLPTEKNVYCVIRSPHKYKDSREHFEMRTHKRLIDILDPTPKTVDALMRIDLPASVDVNIQ
- the rpsS gene encoding 30S ribosomal protein S19, whose amino-acid sequence is MPRSLKKGPFVDDHLLKKVDVLNESGKKTVIKTWSRRSTIIPDMLGHTIAVHDGRKHVPVFVSEAMVGHKLGEFAPTRTFKGHIKDDRKSRRR
- the rplN gene encoding 50S ribosomal protein L14 yields the protein MIQQESRLRVADNTGAKEILCIRVLGGSSRRYAGIGDIIVATVKDAIPGAGVKKGDVVKAVVVRTVKERRRPDGSYIRFDENAAVLIKPDNEPRGTRIFGPVGRELRDKKFMKIISLAPEVL
- the rplC gene encoding 50S ribosomal protein L3, whose product is MSDKQIKGILGTKLGMTQVFDDKNRVVPVTVVKAGPNVVTQIRTEEKDGYTAVQLAFGAIDPRKVNKPRAGHFAKAGVTPRRHVAELRTTDADAYEVGQEITAEVFPAGSVVDVVGTSKGKGYAGVMKRHGFKGLGAGHGVQRKHRSPGSIGGCATPGRVFKGVRMAGRMGHARVTTQNLTVHQVEAESGLLLIKGAIPGPKGGLVFVKTAAKGGA
- the rplW gene encoding 50S ribosomal protein L23, with product MIPDHRDILLSPVISEKSYSLLEENKYTFLVAPDANKTQIKIAVEKVFGVKVLSVNTINRQGKRKRTRSGFGKRKDTKRAIVTLSAESKAIEIFGGPTA
- the rpmC gene encoding 50S ribosomal protein L29, with product MAAGTNAAELRELTDEELVLRLRESKEELFNLRFQMATGQLDNNRRLRTVRHDIARVYTVMRERELGLSVSPDDVTTGEGAA
- the rplV gene encoding 50S ribosomal protein L22, which produces MADNATGAEELPRAVARARYVRLTAMKARRVVDLIRGRNATEALAVLQFAPQAASEPVAKVLASAMANAENNLSLDRDTLWVSSAYVDEGPTLKRFRPRAQGRAYRIRKRTSHITIEVESRPADKKAGKSRAKKGAQ
- the rplE gene encoding 50S ribosomal protein L5, with product MTTTEKVLPRLKTRYRSEIVPALQEQFTYDNVMQIPGVVKVVVNMGVGDAARDGKLIEGAVRDLATITGQRPEVRKARKSIAQFKLREGMPIGARVTLRGDRMWEFLDRLLTIALPRIRDFRGLSGKQFDGNGNYTFGLNEQSMFHEIDPDSIDRPRGMDITVVTTATNDDEGRALLKHLGFPFKEN